From the Syntrophales bacterium genome, one window contains:
- a CDS encoding N-6 DNA methylase, whose translation MAQEKTDLIRQYLSKVRTANKELTKKEAFKDLLNRLYGADREILDVIDRMSLGAEAAVVNIPRKDGLHRGSADTLFNRIIIEFENDLKFSLKHAKEQLAGYLLGQFKSGEGYHFTLIASDLITWRVFAPDIACLDRLDTLREDELILNEIESAAITLSDDNAEDFYYWIDRFLFQEEKQKATLKRIEEAFGYQSAVFIECYRIFTAWFREAKRYGEVQVAFEQWRKFLSVAYGSFDARETIFLIHTYLSIFAKMLAYAFVSNDEYLSDQEIKGILDGSIFQKRNIANFVDDDFFHWVTGDQSFRNLRKAFRLIAQEISLFDFTAVDEDVLKGVYQELIDLDTRRALGEYYTPDWLCERIVGEFTFAPDSAILDPACGSGSFLRATIRRIRELYPDRSVEDVNDMVYGIDIHPLSVQIAKTTLLLALGKGVIAAKRPIHLNIILANTLLAPEGVEDLFGNEFTLPIDTEKYVLNTKVFENVHLFDNALDTCEELSAWGLHQLKMTKKDFVTVLDRRVAGGVSRQQADSFYEIYLGLKTAKERGRDSIWKFIIQNNYKPYFLSGKFDFIIGNPPWFTYSSIKNEEYQNILNDLAERYDVKPEKAANFPHLEIAAIFLAHCGAYFLKENGQLAFVLPRSFFSADHHDNTRSGRALGYKIARIWDLQDVSPLFRVPACVLFADKAEGKKKRNLPAAGVPGIVMHGNLPTHNCNLQAATPRLHETPVVWHYAKQGRASAFSTRKSKPATAENPYKSRFRQGATIVPRAFFFVELDQEAPPDFADRLISVKTAESIQADAKAPWKGIKWSGKIESRFLFRTAIARSILPFALHDPSLVALPITADPDSQGEKRILLYGPDELLREGWTNAARWFRNAENIWKIARTEKNQVISSVNYLNWQNKLTEQALDAPWLVLYSASAKDANAVALGRDSLDLDFFIDHTTYWLASHDPEEVFYLAAILNSAIPNALMKDFQSKGLFGERHVHKKILDVFFPQFDRNNAAHASLATLGRAAHEKTARYLTENPPQPFLAALPLGRLRLDIKRYLVLEMTEIDKIVRKIITGA comes from the coding sequence GTGGCTCAAGAAAAGACCGATCTGATCCGGCAGTACCTGTCGAAAGTGAGAACGGCCAACAAGGAACTGACAAAGAAAGAGGCTTTCAAGGATCTCTTGAACCGCCTTTACGGCGCCGACCGGGAAATACTTGACGTGATCGATCGCATGTCCCTTGGCGCCGAGGCCGCCGTGGTCAACATTCCCCGTAAAGACGGCCTGCACCGGGGCAGCGCCGACACGCTCTTCAACCGGATCATCATCGAATTCGAAAACGATCTAAAATTCTCCCTGAAGCATGCCAAGGAGCAGTTGGCAGGCTACCTTCTGGGCCAATTCAAATCGGGAGAAGGGTATCATTTCACCCTGATTGCCTCAGACCTGATCACCTGGCGGGTTTTTGCGCCCGATATAGCCTGCTTGGATCGCCTGGATACGCTCAGGGAAGACGAACTTATATTGAATGAAATCGAAAGCGCCGCCATCACCCTTTCGGACGATAACGCCGAGGATTTTTATTACTGGATTGACCGTTTTCTTTTTCAGGAGGAAAAGCAAAAGGCCACCCTCAAGCGGATCGAGGAGGCCTTCGGCTATCAGAGCGCCGTTTTCATCGAGTGCTATCGGATATTCACCGCCTGGTTCCGGGAAGCCAAACGATATGGCGAAGTTCAGGTCGCCTTCGAGCAGTGGCGAAAGTTTCTCAGCGTCGCCTATGGGTCCTTCGACGCCCGGGAAACGATCTTTCTCATCCACACCTATCTGAGCATCTTCGCCAAGATGCTGGCCTACGCCTTCGTTTCCAACGACGAGTACTTGAGCGACCAGGAAATCAAGGGGATTCTCGACGGCAGTATCTTTCAGAAACGCAACATCGCCAATTTCGTCGATGATGACTTCTTTCACTGGGTCACCGGGGACCAAAGCTTCCGGAATCTTCGGAAGGCCTTTCGCCTCATCGCCCAGGAGATCTCCCTGTTCGATTTTACTGCTGTGGACGAGGACGTACTGAAAGGCGTCTACCAGGAGTTAATCGATCTCGACACCCGCCGCGCCCTGGGGGAGTATTACACCCCCGATTGGCTCTGCGAGCGGATCGTCGGGGAGTTCACATTCGCTCCCGACAGCGCCATTCTGGATCCCGCCTGCGGCAGCGGCTCTTTCTTGCGGGCGACCATCCGGCGGATCAGGGAATTGTATCCCGACAGATCTGTCGAAGACGTCAATGACATGGTCTATGGCATCGACATCCATCCCCTGTCGGTCCAGATCGCCAAGACGACCCTCCTTTTAGCCTTGGGGAAAGGCGTCATCGCCGCGAAAAGGCCGATTCATCTGAACATTATCCTCGCCAATACCCTTTTGGCCCCCGAAGGCGTGGAGGATCTCTTTGGAAATGAGTTTACCCTGCCCATCGACACGGAAAAGTACGTTTTGAATACGAAGGTCTTCGAGAATGTCCACCTGTTCGACAACGCCTTGGATACCTGCGAAGAACTCTCCGCCTGGGGTCTGCATCAACTGAAGATGACCAAAAAAGATTTCGTGACCGTCCTGGACCGTCGGGTGGCCGGAGGCGTGAGCCGCCAGCAGGCGGACAGTTTCTACGAGATATATCTCGGGTTGAAGACGGCCAAGGAACGGGGACGGGACAGCATCTGGAAGTTCATCATCCAGAACAACTACAAGCCCTATTTTCTTTCCGGAAAGTTCGATTTCATCATCGGCAATCCGCCCTGGTTTACCTACAGTTCCATTAAAAACGAAGAATACCAGAACATTCTGAACGACCTGGCCGAACGGTACGACGTGAAACCCGAAAAGGCGGCCAACTTTCCCCATCTGGAGATCGCCGCCATATTCCTGGCCCACTGCGGCGCGTATTTCCTGAAAGAAAATGGGCAACTGGCCTTTGTCCTGCCGCGAAGCTTCTTTAGCGCCGATCACCATGACAATACCCGCAGCGGCCGGGCGTTGGGTTATAAAATCGCTCGCATCTGGGATTTGCAGGACGTCTCGCCCCTGTTCCGGGTTCCCGCCTGCGTCCTCTTTGCCGATAAGGCCGAAGGGAAAAAGAAGCGTAACCTTCCGGCGGCCGGCGTTCCGGGTATCGTTATGCACGGCAACCTGCCCACCCATAACTGCAATCTCCAGGCGGCAACGCCGCGGCTCCACGAAACGCCTGTTGTCTGGCATTATGCGAAACAGGGGCGGGCATCGGCCTTCTCGACGCGGAAGTCGAAGCCTGCGACCGCCGAAAATCCCTACAAGAGCCGGTTCCGGCAGGGCGCCACCATCGTTCCCCGGGCGTTCTTCTTTGTCGAGCTGGATCAGGAGGCGCCTCCCGATTTTGCCGACCGACTGATTTCCGTCAAAACGGCCGAATCCATCCAGGCCGACGCCAAGGCGCCGTGGAAGGGGATCAAGTGGAGCGGGAAGATCGAAAGTCGGTTTCTCTTTCGGACGGCCATTGCCCGGAGCATCCTGCCTTTTGCCCTCCATGATCCCTCACTGGTGGCGCTGCCCATAACCGCTGACCCCGATTCCCAGGGGGAAAAAAGAATCCTGCTCTACGGCCCCGACGAGCTCCTCCGCGAAGGGTGGACAAACGCGGCCCGCTGGTTCAGAAACGCCGAAAATATCTGGAAAATCGCACGCACGGAAAAGAATCAAGTTATCAGCAGTGTAAATTACCTGAACTGGCAGAATAAATTGACAGAGCAGGCCTTGGATGCCCCATGGCTCGTTCTCTACAGTGCCTCCGCCAAGGACGCCAATGCCGTGGCGCTGGGGCGCGATAGTCTCGACCTGGATTTCTTCATCGATCACACGACCTATTGGCTCGCCTCCCACGACCCCGAAGAGGTGTTCTATCTGGCGGCCATCCTCAATTCCGCCATTCCCAACGCCCTGATGAAGGATTTCCAGTCCAAGGGCCTGTTCGGGGAGAGGCATGTCCATAAGAAGATCCTCGATGTCTTTTTCCCCCAATTTGACCGGAACAACGCCGCTCACGCGTCCCTGGCCACCCTCGGCCGGGCGGCTCACGAAAAGACCGCCCGGTATCTAACGGAAAACCCGCCGCAGCCATTTCTCGCGGCCCTTCCTCTGGGGCGCCTCCGACTGGACATCAAACGCTATCTGGTCCTGGAAATGACTGAAATTGATAAGATAGTGCGGAAGATCATCACCGGCGCCTGA
- a CDS encoding molybdenum cofactor guanylyltransferase: protein MKHKMTGVILAGGKSSRMGTNKAFLKIAEERLIDRNIRLLRNIFKDVLIVVSNPQEYLLKEATIVTDIFPEKGALGGIYTGLFFAPDKYAFVMACDMPFLNLSFVEYMAEKAKGYDIVVPSPPDGLQPLCAIYSRVCLPAIKNLLDKNRLQIRGFYPGHKVLEIPAQALSSFNPTGKMFANLNTPEDFASFAKSELPEAG from the coding sequence ATGAAACATAAAATGACCGGGGTGATTCTCGCGGGGGGAAAAAGCAGCCGCATGGGGACGAACAAGGCGTTTTTGAAGATTGCAGAAGAGAGACTAATTGACAGAAATATCCGTCTCTTAAGGAATATTTTTAAGGACGTGCTTATTGTCGTCTCAAATCCGCAGGAATATCTGCTGAAGGAGGCGACGATCGTTACCGATATCTTCCCGGAAAAGGGGGCGCTGGGCGGCATTTATACCGGACTTTTTTTCGCTCCGGATAAATACGCCTTCGTCATGGCCTGTGACATGCCCTTTTTAAATCTTAGTTTTGTTGAATACATGGCAGAAAAGGCGAAAGGCTACGATATTGTTGTTCCTTCTCCTCCGGATGGCCTGCAGCCGCTTTGCGCCATTTACTCCCGGGTTTGCCTGCCGGCGATAAAGAATCTCCTCGATAAAAACCGGTTGCAGATAAGGGGATTCTATCCCGGCCACAAGGTTTTGGAAATCCCCGCCCAGGCGCTCAGCTCGTTCAACCCGACGGGAAAAATGTTCGCCAACCTCAACACCCCTGAAGACTTCGCTTCATTTGCGAAATCCGAATTGCCTGAGGCAGGCTAA
- a CDS encoding TRAP transporter large permease subunit has translation MSIEWITILLFGSMVFVMFMGLPVAFATGFVGILFTAIFQGPSAVNIVPTRIFGLMTNYLLDAIPLFILMANILERSGVIEDIYMMVYHWLGWLKGGVATATVAACTMMAAMAGVVGATEVTMGLIALPQMLNRKYDKGLALGGILAGGTLGILIPPSVMLIVYGMVDNSSIGQLYAGAFLPGFMLAGLYMIYITIRCYINPKLGPPVPKEERLDWAGLFKVALPIIPAAILIFLVLGTIVMGIAAPTEAAGVGCLGAWIIAKVKGRMPWSDLVQAATNTIKATGMVMWTMFGANVFIALYIMVGGGEFVNSMLIGSGLGRWTILWIMMGILIFLGCFIDWVGIIMLTIPLFGPIIRQLGFDPIWFGVLFAVNLQMSFLTPPFGMSLFYLKSVAPPEVSTVDVWKSAFPFLGLQFVGMVLCMAFPQIILWVPKVLMGN, from the coding sequence ATGAGCATTGAATGGATAACCATCCTCCTTTTCGGCAGCATGGTTTTTGTAATGTTTATGGGTCTGCCGGTAGCCTTTGCCACCGGGTTTGTGGGCATTCTTTTTACGGCGATCTTCCAGGGTCCGTCTGCGGTCAATATCGTTCCGACGCGGATTTTCGGCCTGATGACCAACTATCTGCTGGACGCTATTCCGCTTTTTATCCTGATGGCGAATATCCTTGAACGGAGTGGGGTCATCGAGGACATTTATATGATGGTTTACCACTGGCTGGGCTGGCTCAAGGGCGGCGTTGCCACGGCGACGGTCGCCGCCTGCACGATGATGGCGGCCATGGCCGGCGTGGTCGGAGCAACGGAAGTGACGATGGGGCTGATCGCCTTGCCGCAGATGCTGAACCGCAAGTACGACAAGGGGCTGGCGCTGGGAGGCATTCTGGCCGGCGGCACGCTGGGGATTTTAATTCCCCCGAGCGTCATGCTGATCGTCTATGGCATGGTGGATAACTCCTCCATCGGCCAGCTCTATGCCGGGGCCTTCCTGCCGGGATTCATGCTGGCGGGGCTTTACATGATCTACATCACGATCCGTTGCTATATCAACCCCAAACTCGGTCCCCCCGTCCCGAAGGAGGAGCGGCTGGACTGGGCCGGCCTGTTTAAGGTGGCGCTCCCGATCATTCCCGCCGCGATCCTGATCTTCCTCGTCCTCGGGACGATCGTCATGGGGATTGCGGCCCCGACGGAAGCGGCGGGGGTCGGCTGCCTGGGGGCCTGGATCATTGCCAAGGTTAAGGGCAGAATGCCCTGGAGCGATCTTGTGCAAGCGGCAACGAACACAATCAAGGCCACCGGCATGGTCATGTGGACCATGTTCGGGGCAAACGTTTTCATCGCGCTTTACATCATGGTGGGCGGCGGGGAATTTGTGAACTCCATGCTTATCGGTTCCGGTCTGGGGAGATGGACGATCCTCTGGATCATGATGGGCATTCTGATCTTCCTGGGCTGTTTCATTGACTGGGTTGGGATCATCATGCTCACAATTCCCCTCTTTGGCCCGATCATCCGCCAGCTCGGGTTCGATCCGATCTGGTTCGGGGTGCTCTTTGCCGTGAACCTCCAGATGTCCTTTTTAACGCCGCCTTTCGGCATGTCGCTTTTCTATCTCAAGAGCGTCGCGCCGCCAGAGGTCTCCACTGTGGACGTCTGGAAATCGGCCTTCCCGTTTTTGGGCCTGCAGTTTGTTGGCATGGTTCTGTGCATGGCGTTTCCGCAAATCATCCTCTGGGTGCCCAAGGTTCTTATGGGGAACTGA
- a CDS encoding TRAP transporter small permease subunit: MDKLRTFMMAVEKTNFFVGKMMAYVSLLCVVVISFEVIMRYVFGMPTNWGHETMFSLFAMYYVMVVGVAHFWRAHVRVDVFYATRTPRTKAILDLITSVFFYCFVLVYIWTSWNFYWSSQMMSAGNTLFGIEIIGENSFTDWAPPLYPVKFLMPFGGVLLLLQGIVWTIRDAHMAFTGREFK, encoded by the coding sequence ATGGACAAATTGAGGACCTTTATGATGGCCGTCGAGAAGACCAACTTCTTCGTTGGCAAGATGATGGCCTATGTATCGCTGCTCTGTGTGGTCGTGATCTCCTTCGAGGTGATCATGCGCTACGTCTTCGGCATGCCGACGAACTGGGGGCATGAAACCATGTTTAGCCTGTTCGCGATGTACTACGTCATGGTGGTGGGCGTCGCCCACTTCTGGCGGGCCCATGTGCGGGTGGATGTGTTCTATGCGACCCGGACCCCCCGAACCAAGGCCATCCTGGATCTGATCACCAGCGTTTTTTTCTATTGTTTTGTTCTGGTCTATATCTGGACCTCCTGGAACTTTTACTGGAGTTCCCAGATGATGAGCGCGGGAAACACGTTGTTCGGCATCGAGATCATCGGCGAGAATTCCTTCACCGACTGGGCGCCTCCCCTCTATCCCGTCAAATTCTTGATGCCTTTCGGCGGGGTGCTGCTGCTTTTGCAGGGTATCGTCTGGACCATCCGGGACGCCCACATGGCCTTTACAGGGAGGGAATTTAAATGA